The genomic DNA GATTTCTTTACTTGGTTATTGCATGGGTGGAACGCTAACTTCCATTTATGCAGCACTTCATCCGCACATGCCAATTCGCAATTTAATTTTCATGACAAGTCCTTTTGATTTCTCTGAAACAGGATTATATGGTCCTTTACTAGATGAAAAATATTTCAATTTAGATAAAGCGGTTGATACATTTGGTAATATTCCCCCAGAAATGATTGATTTCGGAAACAAAATGCTAAAACCAATTACAAACTTTGTTGGCCCATACGTTGCTTTAGTAGATCGTTCAGAGAATGAGCGCTTCGTGGAAAGCTGGAGGTTAGTTCAAAAGTGGGTTGGCGATGGCATTCCGTTCCCAGGTGAATCATATAGACAGTGGATTCGTGATTTTTATCAAAATAATAAACTGGTTAAGGGTGAACTCGTTATTCGCGGACAAAAGGTAGACCTTGCAAATATTAAGGCGAATGTCTTAAATATTTCCGGGAAACGTGATCATATCGCCCTACCATGCCAAGTAGAAGCATTGCTAGATCATATTTCTAGCACAGATAAACAATATGTATGTTTACCAACAGGGCATATGTCTATCGTTTACGGCGGAACAGCTGTAAAACAAACTTATCCGATGATTGGAGATTGGCTTGACGAGCGTTCGAAGTAAAAATAAAAAATCCAACTAGCGTTGTGTTAGTTGGATTTTTTTATGGAAAATAACAAAACATAGAAAGGAGAAATTTATATTTTAGGAGTATAATTATGA from Bacillus basilensis includes the following:
- the phaC gene encoding class III poly(R)-hydroxyalkanoic acid synthase subunit PhaC — protein: MTTFATEWEKQLELYPEEYRKAYRRVKRASEILLREPEPQVGLTPKEVIWTKNKTKLYRYIPKQEKTQRVPILLIYALINKPYIMDLTPGNSLVEYLVDRGFDVYMLDWGTFGLEDSHLKFDDFVFDYIAKAVKKVMRTAKSDEISLLGYCMGGTLTSIYAALHPHMPIRNLIFMTSPFDFSETGLYGPLLDEKYFNLDKAVDTFGNIPPEMIDFGNKMLKPITNFVGPYVALVDRSENERFVESWRLVQKWVGDGIPFPGESYRQWIRDFYQNNKLVKGELVIRGQKVDLANIKANVLNISGKRDHIALPCQVEALLDHISSTDKQYVCLPTGHMSIVYGGTAVKQTYPMIGDWLDERSK